One genomic region from Rosa rugosa chromosome 1, drRosRugo1.1, whole genome shotgun sequence encodes:
- the LOC133724664 gene encoding uncharacterized protein LOC133724664 — MMMIRSAIARRLSSKPTSSSSSYAWLSTTTTATTSTTSFELVDQSLHGNHQKRRRSSSSSLPVGLPSYMRAAVFWEPNKPLSIEEFHIPRPKSGEILIKTKACGVCHSDLHVLKGELPFASPCVVGHEITGEVVEHGPATDKKITQRLPIGSNVVGAFIMPCGTCFFCSKGHDDLCEDFFAYNRAKGTLYDGETRLFLRSSGKPVYMYSMGGLAEYCVVPANGLAILPKSLPYTESAILGCAVFTAYGAMAHAAEVRPGDSVAIIGTGGVGSSCLQIARAFGASDIIAVDIQDDKLQKAKIFGATHVINAAKEDAVEKILEITGGKGVDVAVEALGKPQTFLQCTQSVRDGGKAVFIGLTAAGAIGEVDINRLVRRKIKIIGSYGGRARQDLPKIVRLAESGIFDLTSAVSRRYKFEESDTAFQDLNQGKIVGRAVVEIM; from the exons ATGATGATGATCCGCAGTGCCATCGCCAGAAGACTTTCCTCCAAGCCAacctcatcttcatcttcttatgCTTGGTTGagtaccaccaccaccgccaccactaGTACGACGTCGTTTGAGTTGGTTGATCAAAGCCTCCATGGGAATCAtcagaagaggaggaggagcagcaGCTCGTCATTACCTGTTGGGCTGCCTTCTTACATGAGAGCAGCCGTCTTCTGGGAACCAAACAAACCTCTCTCCATTGAAGAATTCCACATCCCTCGCCCCAAATCCGGTGAAATTCTCATCAAAACCAAGG CCTGTGGAGTCTGCCATTCTGATCTCCATGTTTTGAAGGGTGAGCTTCCATTTGCTAGCCCTTGTGTCGTGGGGCACGAGATTACTGGTGAGGTTGTCGAACATGGACCCGCTACAGACAAAAAGATCACACAAAG ATTACCGATTGGATCTAATGTTGTTGGAGCTTTTATCATGCCTTGTGGTACCTGTTTCTTCTGTTCAAAG GGCCACGACGATTTATGTGAGGATTTCTTTGCCTACAACCGTGCCAAAGGAACCCTTTATGATGGTGAAACTCGGTTATTCCTCCGCAGCAGTG GAAAACCTGTATACATGTATAGTATGGGAGGCCTTGCTGAGTACTGTGTTGTACCAGCAAATGGATTGGCTATTTTACCGAAGTCATTGCCATATACAGAGTCTGCCATTTTAGGATGTGCAGTATTTACTGCTTATGGTGCTATGGCACATGCGGCTGAGGTTCGTCCTGGGGATTCAGTTGCTATTATTGGAACTGGGGGTGTTGGATCCAG CTGTCTGCAGATAGCCAGAGCATTTGGTGCCTCCGATATTATTGCAGTTGATATTCAAGACGATAAACTGCAGAAAGCTAAGATATTTGGTGCTACTCATGTTATAAATGCGGCTAAAGAAGATGCTGTTGAAAAAATATTG GAAATAACTGGTGGGAAAGGTGTGGACGTTGCTGTGGAAGCCCTGGGAAAACCACAGACCTTTTTGCAATGCACGCAAAGTGTGAGAGATGGAGGAAAAGCTGTCTTCATCGGGCTTACAGCAGCCGGTGCAATTGGGGAAGTAGATATTAACCGTCTTGTTCGTAGAAAG ATAAAAATCATTGGATCATACGGAGGAAGGGCAAGGCAGGATCTTCCAAAGATAGTCAGACTAGCAGAAAGTGGTATATTTGATCTCACTAGTGCTGTTTCAAGAAGATACAAATTCGAGGAGTCTGACACTGCATTCCAGGATCTCAACCAGGGAAAAATTGTTGGTCGGGCAGTGGTTGAGATAATGTAG